The proteins below come from a single Drosophila suzukii chromosome X, CBGP_Dsuzu_IsoJpt1.0, whole genome shotgun sequence genomic window:
- the APC7 gene encoding anaphase-promoting complex subunit 7 — MENALFANVKKLYDHKLYECVIPVAKLLRTVLRNDRNVATLELEYQVQLYLVNSLFKERHLRCASRHFEDIFHQRRLMLRHKNACLVAIESAYPEFADVELRRRAAECYREIGNPGLAVATLLQVPVKSRTPRINLMLARMHHHSFGLGHTKKTESLPSYKEVVRECPMALPVIQDLLELGVDGNEVNSLVMHAATVPGNFDWLSTWIKALAQMFDCKHQDAARTFQRLQDSTLLRCNEELMMALGRCLYYDGNYSQAEQLFSATVSASPDNIEAIGLLAVVRGQHAGDSGQDTDRLYAQVTSEPKYSPCHWFVHAQAMYDAGRFERGLTFVEQCLQAEPRHQEALILRGRLLIALERHKEAVEAFRTGQTVAPYRFEVYRGLFQSYLAAKRFKEAHAMCNWTLRVFQNSPRGLAMFGRTLFLSPDPMIRKTARKFAEKSLKVDPNYTPAVTLMADICQFEGAPKTSIKLLEDHVSLFPQANLFTNLADMLRSQKEPIRALEYYYKALGKNPRCERTLRGISLLKSCNSFIETLVLDDSGPIKVDGQQSTNGPIATPCRTPNLEWLAADCGENYRETSSSPAARSGQDVEGEADGSVWHDVDAEMVGMNYDGH, encoded by the exons ATGGAGAACGCGCTTTTCGCGAATGTTAAGAAGCTCTACGATCACAAGCTTTACGAGTGCGTGATTCCAGTG GCCAAATTGCTGAGGACGGTGCTGAGGAACGATCGCAATGTGGCCACCTTAGAGCTGGAGTACCAGGTGCAGCTGTACCTGGTTAACTCGCTGTTCAAGGAGCGGCATCTACGCTGCGCATCGCGGCACTTCGAGGACATCTTCCACCAGCGGCGCCTCATGCTGCGCCACAAGAACGCCTGCCTGGTGGCCATCGAGAGTGCCTATCCGGAGTTCGCTGACGTGGAGCTGCGCCGCCGGGCCGCCGAGTGCTACCGCGAGATCGGCAATCCGGGCCTGGCAGTGGCCACCCTGCTCCAGGTGCCCGTCAAGTCGCGCACCCCGCGGATCAACCTCATGCTGGCCCGGATGCATCACCACTCGTTTGGGCTGGGGCACACCAAGAAGACGGAGTCGCTGCCCTCCTACAAGGAGGTCGTCCGCGAGTGCCCCATGGCTCTGCCGGTGATCCAGGATCTGCTGGAACTGGGCGTGGACGGCAACGAGGTCAACTCGCTGGTGATGCACG CTGCCACCGTGCCCGGCAACTTCGACTGGCTGAGCACCTGGATCAAGGCCCTCGCCCAGATGTTTGACTGCAAGCACCAGGACGCGGCACGCACCTTCCAGAGGCTGCAGGACAGCACCCTGCTGCGCTGCAACGAGGAGCTGATGATGGCGCTGGGCAGGTGCCTCTACTACGACGGCAACTACTCCCAGGCGGAGCAACTGTTCTCGGCGACGGTCAGTGCCAGTCCGGACAACATCGAGGCCATTGGTCTGCTGGCCGTGGTACGAGGACAGCATGCCGGCGACAGTGGCCAGGATACGGATCGTCTGTACGCACAGGTTACATCCGAGCCGAAGTACAGTCCATGCCACTGGTTTGTTCACGCCCAGGCCATGTACGATGCGGGGAGATTCGAGCGTGGTCTGACCTTCGTGGAGCAGTGCCTGCAGGCGGAGCCTCGTCACCAGGAGGCCCTCATTCTGCGCGGTCGCCTGCTCATCGCCCTGGAGCGGCACAAGGAGGCGGTGGAGGCGTTTCGCACGGGCCAAACTGTTGCCCCATACCGATTTGAGGTCTACCGAGGCCTGTTCCAGAGCTATCTGGCCGCCAAGCGGTTCAAGGAGGCCCATGCCATGTGCAACTGGACGCTACGTGTCTTCCAGAACTCGCCCAGGGGCCTCGCG ATGTTCGGCCGCACCTTGTTCCTCTCGCCGGATCCGATGATCAGGAAGACGGCCCGCAAGTTTGCCGAGAAGTCGCTGAAGGTCGATCCCAACTACACGCCAGCGGTCACCCTGATGGCCGACATCTGCCAGTTCGAGGGCGCACCCAAGACGTCCATTAAGCTGCTGGAGGACCACGTCTCCCTCTTCCCGCAGGCCAATCTCTTCACGAATCTGGCTGACATGCTGCGCAGTCAGAAGGAGCCCATCAGGGCCCTGGAGTACTACTACAAGGCTCTGGG TAAGAATCCCAGATGCGAGCGTACCCTGCGGGGCATTAGTTTGCTGAAGAGCTGCAACTCGTTCATCGAAACCCTTGTTTTGGACGACAGTGGCCCCATCAAGGTGGATGGCCAGCAGTCCACCAACGGACCAATAGCCACGCCCTGCAGAACACCGAATCTGGAGTGGCTGGCTGCCGATTGTGGGGAGAATTACCGAGAGACGTCCTCCTCACCGGCCGCCAGATCTGGCCAGGATGTCGAGGGCGAGGCTGATGGCTCCGTTTGGCACGACGTCGACGCGGAAATGGTTGGCATGAACTATGACGGCCATTAA
- the Pat1 gene encoding amyloid protein-binding protein 2 encodes MAGQQLAALNLNPNASPNSPKTLYDLSLQCLIGSMNTKVPALDRISRLAELPRNLLIDVYEMMSQQESLKDTLLEELVQLEVFSRLVRYSAARSKLLRIMASLMASKKMLASRLSENYVSRYGVPGQEEEELPLLKTDKISQDQAALENRSSDLDQLLIYDLQTGASISPSSSSFERRPPCMSIQEPQSPVPSLAELTLYNKAAVEELPAEELRAIDLGLRLGSFLSEAGWMQESITVLACLNGRLKHLPPHKHWLEMRLDCLQRLLYAESAHCNFKLAQRTYDELVGLNKSIHSRVPGQLVAIAYTQISAMYFARNEYNYSHVWSGLAMQHLRGSAPPRIIIDVLRQAAKACVVKRDFARANLLICQAVRRAREHFGLTHQKYGDALLDYGFFLLNVDSVFQSVNVYKEALAVRRGIFGNMNFHVAIAHEDLSYAYYVHEYSTGDFSCAQDHVDKAVNIMKNLVPSNHLMLASAKRVKALLLEEIALDKMADGMDEEDLLLQSEELHNFALLLSLEVFGEVNVQTAKHYGNLGRLYQTMNRFEEAERMHQKAIKIKTDLLGAFDYEVGLSIGHLASLYNYQMKKYRDAEKLYLRSIDISLRLFGHSYSGLEYDYLGLCHVYETLHDFEKYLKYAHTLENWQMLRGQNLTQNKSSYPAIEVDYSIEEVRSKFFNMCVCKNSPTRSAPVESAVNLN; translated from the exons ATGGCTGGCCAACAGCTCGCGGCCCTAAATCTAAATCCAAATGCAAGTCCCAACTCCCCGAAGACCCTATACGACCTCTCGCTGCAGTGCCTCATCGGGAGTATGAACACCAAGGTCCCAGCGCTGGACAGGATCAGCCGCCTGGCGGAGCTGCCGCGCAACCTGCTCATCGATGTCTACGAAATG ATGTCGCAGCAGGAGTCCTTGAAGGACACGCTGCTGGAGGAGCTGGTCCAGCTGGAGGTGTTCTCGCGACTCGTTCGCTACTCTGCTGCCCGCAGCAAGTTGCTGCGCATAATGGCCTCACTAATGGCCAGCAAAAAGATGCTGGCCAGCCGCCTTAGCGAAAACTATGTGTCGCGCTATGGAGTCCCCGGACAGGAGGAAGAGGAACTGCCACTGTTGAAGACGGACAAGATCAGCCAGGATCAGGCAGCATTGGAGAACCGCTCCTCGGATCTCGACCAGCTGCTTATCTATGATTTACAGACGGGCGCCAGCATAAGTCCCAGTTCCAGTTCTTTCGAGCGCCGTCCCCCATGCATGTCCATACAGGAACCCCAATCCCCTGTGCCATCCCTGGCCGAACTCACGCTGTATAACAAGGCTGCCGTCGAGGAGCTGCCCGCCGAGGAGTTGCGGGCCATCGACCTGGGCCTGCGCCTCGGATCGTTCCTTTCGGAGGCCGGGTGGATGCAGGAGAGCATTACCGTTCTGGCATGCCTCAATGGAAGACTGAAGCACCTGCCGCCCCACAAACACTGGCTGGAGATGCGTCTCGACTGCCTGCAGCG CCTCCTATACGCAGAATCGGCCCATTGCAACTTCAAGCTGGCCCAGCGCACCTATGACGAACTGGTCGGCCTGAACAAATCGATCCATAGCCGTGTGCCTGGCCAGCTGGTGGCCATAGCCTACACCCAGATTTCGGCCATGTACTTTGCCCGCAACGAGTACAACTACAGCCATGTATGGAGCGGTCTGGCCATGCAACACCTGAGGGGATCTGCGCCACCGCG TATCATCATCGATGTTCTGCGCCAGGCGGCCAAGGCCTGTGTCGTCAAGAGGGACTTTGCACGGGCCAATCTGCTCATCTGCCAGGCGGTGCGTCGCGCTCG CGAACATTTTGGACTTACGCATCAAAAGTACGGCGATGCCTTGCTAGACTACGGATTTTTCCTACTCAACGTGGACTCTGTGTTCCAGTCGGTCAACGTGTACAAGGAAGCGCTGGCCGTGCGTCGCGGCATCTTTGGCAACATGAACTTCCACGTGGCCATTGCCCACGAGGACTTGTCCTATGCCTACTATGTGCACGAGTACAGCACGGGTGACTTTAGCTGTGCCCAGGATCACGTGGACAAGGCTGTGAACATAATGAAGAATCTGGTGCCCAGCAATCACCTGATGTTGGCATCGGCGAAGCGCGTAAAGGCGCTGCTGCTGGAGGAGATTGCGCTGGACAAGATGGCCGATGGCATGGATGAGGAGGATCTGCTGCTGCAGTCCGAGGAGCTGCACAATTTCGCCCTGCTCCTATCCCTTGAAGTGTTCGGCGAGGTGAATGTGCAGACGGCGAAGCACTATGGAAATCTGGGGCGTCTATACCAAACGATGAACCGCTTTGAGGAGGCGGAACGTATGCACCAAAAGGcaatcaaaatcaagactGATCTGCTAGGTGCCTTCGACTACGAGGTGGGCTTGTCCATCGGCCACTTGGCTTCACTGTACAACTACCAGATGAAGAAGTACCGAGATGCCGAGAAGCTCTACCTGCGCAGCATTGACATTA GCCTGCGTCTGTTCGGCCACTCGTACTCGGGGCTGGAGTACGATTACTTGGGTCTGTGCCACGTCTACGAAACGCTGCACGACTTTGAGAAGTATTTGAAGTATGCGCACACACTGGAGAACTGGCAGATGCTTCGTGGCCAGAATCTTACTCAAAAT AAGTCCAGCTACCCCGCCATCGAGGTGGACTATTCCATCGAGGAAGTCAGGAGCAAGTTTTTCAACATGTGTGTCTGCAAGAACAGTCCGACTCGTTCGGCGCCAGTGGAATCAGCCGTGAATCTAAACTGA
- the LOC108015073 gene encoding uncharacterized protein encodes MSYHQHVLSEATTVRLINGLVATGSATPLAVQPPSTAQADVNCSPEIALAAANPAAVPLANDTLTASMAALEISSARQRMLPPITRRPSQESVHSANENGNSCRICRWNRSDMEIIKCPCNCKGSVGFIHLKCLKRWIMHRRDNRCEICNAVFNISEERVSLKQMVRTFGPCCGLIVKHLLFSASLMPLAHIILQQVLQCMDNLNQGSTEQLTVQEVFVASCALLTSSALFFHFFEFVTTRCLLIRNILRHWWMFGSTSDFALVEIEDDSIDLF; translated from the exons ATGTCGTATCATCAGCACGTTCTTTCGGAGGCAACCACCGTCCGCCTGATAAATGGTTTGGTGGCCACCGGCAGTGCCACGCCGCTTGCCGTCCAGCCGCCTTCGACGGCACAAGCGGATGTTAACTGCTCTCCGGAAATTGCATTGGCTGCCGCTAATCCGGCGGCTGTTCCGCTGGCCAATGACACGCTCACCGCCTCAATGGCCGCCCTTGAAATATCCTCGGCTCGACAGCGGATGCTTCCACCGATAACTCGACGTCCTTCACAGGAGAGCGTCCATTCGGCGAACGAGAATGGCAACTCGTGCCGCATTTGCCGCTGGAACCGCAGCGACATGGAGATCATCAAATGTCCGTGCAATTGCAAGGGCAGCGTG GGCTTCATCCACCTCAAGTGCCTGAAACGCTGGATCATGCACCGGCGGGATAATCGCTGCGAGATCTGCAATGCGGTCTTCAACATCTCGGAGGAGCGGGTCAGCCTGAAGCAGATGGTGCGGACCTTCGGTCCCTGTTGCGGCCTGATTGTTAAGCACCTTCTGTTTAGCGCCTCACTGATGCCACTGGCCCACATCATTCTGCAGCAG GTTCTGCAGTGCATGGATAACCTCAACCAGGGCAGCACCGAGCAGCTCACCGTCCAGGAGGTGTTTGTCGCCTCCTGCGCCCTGCTCACCTCCAGTGCCCTGTTCTTCCACTTCTTTGAGTTCGTCACCACGCGTTGCCTGCTCATCCGGAACATCCTGCGCCACTGGTGGATGTTCGGCAGCACCTCCGACTTTGCCCTGGTGGAGATCGAGGACGACTCCATCGATCTCTTTTGA